The stretch of DNA AGGAGATTTCGCACATCGAGATGCTGGCTACTGCCGTGGCGCTAAACCTGGAAGGTGCGCCAACCAGCCTGAAAGATGAGTTTGCCAAGGATAAAGTAGTTGGCGCGGTGCTGGGCGGCATGGACCCGCGCCACATTCTGTCGTCGGGTATGGCGGCCATGGCCGTTGACTCTAACGGGGTGCCCTTCAACGGTTCCTGGGTAGTGGGCAGCGGCAACCTGGCCGCCGATATGTACGCCAACGTAATGGCCGAAAGCACCGGCCGGGTGCTGGCTACCCGCCTGTGGGAAATGACCGACGACCCCGGCATGAAAGACATGCTCGCCTTCCTGATTGCCCGCGATACTATGCACCAAAACCAGTGGCTGGCCGTGCTGGAAGAGTTGGGCGGCACCAAGGGCATACACCCAATCCCCAACTCATTCCCGCAAAGTGAGGAAGTAAAAGACTTCAACTACGCCTTCGTGAGCACCTACATCGGCGACAAAACCACCGAAGGAGGCCGCTGGATTTCGGGTACTTCCATTGATGGCAAAGGAGAGTTCCACCTGAAGAAGGCGGCCCCGCTCGGTGGCGAGCCTAAACTGGCACCTCCCGTGCCTGAGGGCCACGCTCAAAAAGAGCAGATGACCGCTGCCGGCTCCGTGCTTGGCAAGGTTACCGATAAAGTAAAAGGCACCGCCAGCGGCAGCGCTAAGTCTAAGTAGTAGGTTGTAGAACCACTCTTAGCTGTTGCCTACACAACACAAAGGCCCTGGCAAGTGCTGCCGGGGCCTTTGTGTTGTGTAGGCAACCACAACTGAAGTAACGCCACCAAATGTGAGGCTAGCGGACCTTCACGGGCAAGCCTTCCAGCTGCACGTAGCTGAGTTTCCAGCTGTTGTTCTTTTGCTTTTTCCAGAGCAGGATAAAGTTGCCTTCACCTTCACCGTGGGGCTGGCCGGGTGCCTCGGGCAGCACATCCGTAGAGAACGTGCCAGCCTCGTAGGCGATATTATCCCCAGAACCCGTGCTGGTGGTGTAGGTCTTCAGGTCGGAGATGGTGCCCATGGTGGCACGCACCCACTTGTCTGATACTTCTGATTTGCCGTTGAAGCGCGTTTCGCCCTGGGCGTACTGCACGTCGTCGGCGAGCAGCGTATCGAGCGCCGCCGTGTTTTTAGCGTTCCAGGCACCAATAAACTGCTGGTTGAGGGTTTGCACATTTACAGCGGTGGCATCGGTTTTCGGGCCAGAGCAAGAGGCCAGCAGGGCGCCCCCTAACAGGAGGCCAAGAAAGGGTTTCATGGGAACAGGGGTTTGGTAAGAGAGCAGAACGAGCTAAGGAAATACTAAGTAACACAAAGCCCAGGTACTATGACCTGGGCTCTGGGCACGCAAATTAAAAGAATGATTACCAGCTCTTACGACGCACCTCCGAAGAAGGGTAAGCAGCATCACGCTGACCGTAAGCGGTGTTGGGCAGATAAGCAGAGTTCATGGCAAACGTGCTAGGAGCACCGGCAGCCGCGAAGCTGTTCATCATGGCGGGAGCAGCGGCAGCAGCCGGAGCGGCCGTTACGGGAGCAGCAGCTACGGCCGTATTGGCTTTGCTACGAGCGGCGCCTTTGGCTAGGCCCTGGCGGTAAGCGGCAGCACGCTGCTGCTCAGCCCGGCGGGCGGCGGCTACACGAGCAGCTTCGGCCCGGCGCTTGTTATCAGCATTGCGGCCGATAACGTAGCCTATGCCACCCCCGGCGGCACCACCTACTGCGCCACCTACCACGCGGTTTTTCTTGTTGATAAGCGCACCTGCGGCCGCACCACCGATACCGCCAATTACGGCGCCTTTAGCACTTGAGCTGATTTTATGCTGTGCTTGCGCATAACCACTGAAGATAGTGGTGAACAGAATCACAAAGGCGAAAATTACACTGACCTTTTTCATGACTAAAAACTTTAGGGTTCAGGAGGCTTGCGTTTAACTACGAGAAGAACATTTGCAAGCACCATGCCAATACGCAAGGTCTGGGGCGGAGGTTAAGGCGGAAAGCCCCAGGAATACTGTTGCGCTAGGCCACTGCAAAAGCTCCGTTTAAACTCCTGGGAGGCAATAAGGCGTATAGCGCCTTATGAATGATCAGCTGCTGCTCCGAGTACGAGAAAGTATTGGCCTTACGGGGTTAGGCGTGCTACTATTCCCCGCCTCAAAAACTCCCGAGTTAACGGGTTTTGCCTTACACACCGCTCTGCAGATCCGCCTGCGCCACCCGAGCGGCCTGGAGGAAAGCACCATTGCCACCGTAGAGGAAGTAGCGCGCCCAGGTCATACTCACGAAGACGAGGGTACCACAGAGCGCGTGCTGCTGCTTACGCAGGAAGCCGCCTCCGCTCCGCCCACCGGAACCGAGGTATGGTGGACCGGCGCGGAAGTGGACTTCTGGTAAATCATGAATGGCCTTCCTAAGCATACAATTCGGCGCTTTAACAGGAAGACAGAGATAAGGGCAGTTATTTAAAATATGATAATTTTTAGTTTTGACTGTCTTTTATAGTAGCTGAATTTCTGAGCGTATTAGCTTGGTAGTGAGTATAATTATGTGATAAAGGCTTGGAAAGGGCCATGAAGCCAGCTTATTAAAATTTGATTTTTAAGAACGGGCAAGTAGGACTATCTTGCTGCTTCGGAAGAACGGCTCTAGGCCACCCTGTGATGAAGAAACGGTTACTTACTTTCCAAATTCTGGTACTTCTGTTAGCTATGCAAGTGGTGGCCTCGCTGCCCAGCCTGGCTCAGACCGCGGAGCGCCGCACCAGCGTTGGAATTAACACCAGCGTGCTGCAATACAAAGGCGACTTTGGCTCTGAATACTGGAAGTTTGATAGCCAGCAATACGCGCCCGGCGTAGCCCTGAACCAGTACCTGACGCGTGGCCTAGACCTAAACCTACAGTTGTTTTATGGGCAGCTTTCGGGCCCGGTTACGCCCACGGCGCGTTTCACTACTACATTACTCAATACCAATGTTGCCTTCAAGGCGAAGCTTGCTAACGGTTGGGCGCTGAAGGAAAGCTTTCCGGTGCAGCCGTACCTGCTGGCCGGGGGCGGCTGGACGTTTGCCACCCGCGCCGCCGAGCCCGATAGCAACCGATTCGAGGAAAATCATAGCTACCTGGATGTAATGGTAGGAGCAGGTATCAATTTGCGCCTGGGGCGAAGCGTAAGCCTGTTTGTACAAAGCAGCCAGCACATGCCCATGGGGGCCAACCTGGATGGCTCCCGGGAAGAGCGGACGCCCCGGTGGTCAGACCGGTTTCTGCAGCATACGGTAGGCCTTACGTTTAACCTGGGCCAGTTGCCCGACGCCGACGAGGATGGGGTGCCCGATGCGAAGGATAAATGCCCCAATACCTCCCGCGATGTAGAAGTAGATGAACACGGCTGCCCCCTCGACGATGATGAGGATGGCGTGCCAAACTACCAGGACCAGTGCCCCGACCAGGCCGGCACAGCCGCCACCAACGGCTGCCCCGACTCTGACAATGATGGCGTAGACGATACCGACGACGTGTGCCCCGAGGTGCCAGGCAAACCCGAGCTGCGAGGCTGCCCCGACACCGATAACGACGGCATTACGGATCAGGAAGATAAATGCCCTGATACGCCCACCGGCGCAGACGTGGATGGTACTGGCTGCCCCCTGGCACCCGTACCCGCCCCGGCCACCGTAGAGGATACAGACAATGATGGCGTGCCTAACACCCTTGACCGCTGCCCCGACCACGCCGGACCAGCCGCCAACCAAGGCTGCCCCGAGGTGAATGCCGCCACCCGGCGCCGGCTGCAGGAGGCTACCAAGCTGATTGGTTTCGAGCTAAATAAGGCTACGCTCCTGCAGGCCTCTTACCCAACCCTGGATACGCTGGCCCGCATTCTCACCGAGTACCCTGACTACTCCCTCAGCATAGCCGGCCATACCGACAGCCGCGGTCCGGCTGCCTTCAACCTGCGCCTCTCGCGGGAGCGAGCCGCCGTTGCGGGTGCTTACCTACTCTCGCGAGGGGTGGCTGAAATCCGGGTGGAGCTACGGGGCTATGGGGCCCAGCACCCCCTGGCTACCAACGATACTGAAGCGGGCCGCATGCAGAACCGCCGCGTAGAGTTTGACCTGTACCTGACCGGCGACCCCAGTGCGGCCCAGGTAAAGTACGGCGCCGAGCCAACGGTGGCTCCGGTGGCTCCAGCCAAGGCTAGCAAAGCTACTCCCGCTAAAAAAGGCGCAGCTGCTAAACGGCCATCTGTAAAAGCCCCGGCAAAAAAGCGACCTGCTGGCAAGCCTACTACTGCCACCCCAGCGAGCAACGCCACAAGTGCCCGAAAGGCAACGCCCAAAACCGCTTCACCAGCTCCAGCTAAACGCAAGTAGTTGCTTGTAGATTGGTACTTTAGTTCTAGGCCTATGCTGCTGACTGGGTCAACGGCATAGGCCTAGTGCTTTCAGCCCTGGTGCGACAGGGCTCAATGAGTAAAAGAGGAGAGCCTGTGGTGTTACTGCTGCCAGTTGCGTAGTTAATTGCACCATTTTGGTTGCGGGCAAGTAGGAGTAGTGGGTGTAACCTTAGGCTGTGAACAAGCCTGGGCATCAATACTTACTCGTTGGCTACGGCTGTGTGCGTTGGGGTAGAGGTGAGAGTAGCGCCTGCGCTGGCCACTACAATAAGCCCTACCGCCAACCACTGGTTGCGCGTAAGATGCTCATTGAGCAAGAGCCAGCCAGAAAAAGCCGCAGCTACGGGCTCCAGACTCATCAGGATGCTAAAAGTGCGGGTAGGCATTGATTTCAGCGCCTGCATTTCCAGCGTGAAAGGGAGTACGCTGGAGAATACCGCCAGTAAGCTGCCCAACAGGAGCCAGTGTGGGGTAACAGTAGCCAGCTGCCCACTACCTATTCCGAAGGGCAGAATAAGCAGCGCCGCCACTACCATACCTACGGTTACTGCTACGGGGCCGGGCAGCAAGGCTGCTGCTCGCTGGCTCAACACAATATAGATGGCCCAGGCAGCACCGGCGGCCAGGGCAAACACGAGGCCTAGCATATCAATGCCGTGCCCGCTCCAGGGGGCAATCAGGGCAATGCCTGCCCCGGCCAGCACCACCCAAATTACATCTGACCAGCGGCGTGAGCCAGTTAGAGCCAGCACCAGGGGCCCCACAAACTCCAGGGTTACCGCCAGCCCCAACGGAATGCGCGCCAGGGCGCAGTAAAACAGAAAATTCATGCTGCCCAACGCGAGGCCATAAGGCACTACGGCGCGCCACTGCGGCCGCTGCAATTGACCCAACCGGGGGCGTACCACCAGCAACAGCAGCAACGCCGAGAAGCCGATACGCACGCTGGCCGTACCCGCCGCGCCCAGCACCGGAAACAAGCCTTTGGCAATGGCCGCCCCACCCTGCACGCTCACAATAGAAAGTAACACGGCAGGCAG from Hymenobacter taeanensis encodes:
- a CDS encoding manganese catalase family protein, giving the protein MFYHDRELQYKVRVDKPNPAFARMLQQAIGGIEGEIRVCLQYMFQAWGARGPVKYRDMLLETGTEEISHIEMLATAVALNLEGAPTSLKDEFAKDKVVGAVLGGMDPRHILSSGMAAMAVDSNGVPFNGSWVVGSGNLAADMYANVMAESTGRVLATRLWEMTDDPGMKDMLAFLIARDTMHQNQWLAVLEELGGTKGIHPIPNSFPQSEEVKDFNYAFVSTYIGDKTTEGGRWISGTSIDGKGEFHLKKAAPLGGEPKLAPPVPEGHAQKEQMTAAGSVLGKVTDKVKGTASGSAKSK
- a CDS encoding YybH family protein: MKPFLGLLLGGALLASCSGPKTDATAVNVQTLNQQFIGAWNAKNTAALDTLLADDVQYAQGETRFNGKSEVSDKWVRATMGTISDLKTYTTSTGSGDNIAYEAGTFSTDVLPEAPGQPHGEGEGNFILLWKKQKNNSWKLSYVQLEGLPVKVR
- a CDS encoding EamA family transporter; this translates as MPTSRRFTLPPLPAVLLSIVSVQGGAAIAKGLFPVLGAAGTASVRIGFSALLLLLVVRPRLGQLQRPQWRAVVPYGLALGSMNFLFYCALARIPLGLAVTLEFVGPLVLALTGSRRWSDVIWVVLAGAGIALIAPWSGHGIDMLGLVFALAAGAAWAIYIVLSQRAAALLPGPVAVTVGMVVAALLILPFGIGSGQLATVTPHWLLLGSLLAVFSSVLPFTLEMQALKSMPTRTFSILMSLEPVAAAFSGWLLLNEHLTRNQWLAVGLIVVASAGATLTSTPTHTAVANE
- a CDS encoding OmpA family protein — encoded protein: MKKRLLTFQILVLLLAMQVVASLPSLAQTAERRTSVGINTSVLQYKGDFGSEYWKFDSQQYAPGVALNQYLTRGLDLNLQLFYGQLSGPVTPTARFTTTLLNTNVAFKAKLANGWALKESFPVQPYLLAGGGWTFATRAAEPDSNRFEENHSYLDVMVGAGINLRLGRSVSLFVQSSQHMPMGANLDGSREERTPRWSDRFLQHTVGLTFNLGQLPDADEDGVPDAKDKCPNTSRDVEVDEHGCPLDDDEDGVPNYQDQCPDQAGTAATNGCPDSDNDGVDDTDDVCPEVPGKPELRGCPDTDNDGITDQEDKCPDTPTGADVDGTGCPLAPVPAPATVEDTDNDGVPNTLDRCPDHAGPAANQGCPEVNAATRRRLQEATKLIGFELNKATLLQASYPTLDTLARILTEYPDYSLSIAGHTDSRGPAAFNLRLSRERAAVAGAYLLSRGVAEIRVELRGYGAQHPLATNDTEAGRMQNRRVEFDLYLTGDPSAAQVKYGAEPTVAPVAPAKASKATPAKKGAAAKRPSVKAPAKKRPAGKPTTATPASNATSARKATPKTASPAPAKRK
- a CDS encoding glycine zipper 2TM domain-containing protein gives rise to the protein MKKVSVIFAFVILFTTIFSGYAQAQHKISSSAKGAVIGGIGGAAAGALINKKNRVVGGAVGGAAGGGIGYVIGRNADNKRRAEAARVAAARRAEQQRAAAYRQGLAKGAARSKANTAVAAAPVTAAPAAAAAPAMMNSFAAAGAPSTFAMNSAYLPNTAYGQRDAAYPSSEVRRKSW